The Syntrophaceae bacterium genomic interval TAGCCGATTCCCAGGGCGAGGGCGATCCCGGCGCTGCTCAGCATGGCATGGCTTGCCAGGGCCAGCACTCCGAACCCCAAAAACGTGGTGGCGAAGGAAAGCAGGACCGACAGGCGGACGAGTGCCATCGAGGGATGCTTTTCATCGAGGTATCGCTGCTGGGAGCGGACGATGTACATGGCGTAATCGGTTCCCATCCCGATGATGACGGCGGACACCATGATCGTCGGGATGCCCGGGGGCCTTCCGATCAGGTGGAGGGTCCCCAGGGTGCAGATGAGCGCGAAGGCTGTAGGGGTCAGCGCGATAAGGGTCAGCCGGAGGTCCAGAAGATACAGCGCCGCCACCAGGAGGGTCAGGAGGCCGACAATGAGCGCCACCTGGAGAAAGCCTTCCAGAATGACCCTGCCGAGACGTTCCGTGAATACGCCTGGGTCGAACAGCCGGGCCAGGCCGGAGGAATGAAGGCGGTTGAAGAAGTCTTCTCCCCGGTAGGCGGGACCGGGCAGGACCGTGACGAACTGGCGCCAGGGGCCCGTTCCGGCGGCCGGTGCGATTCCCACCATGCCGTACAGGGACGCCGGAATCTCCACGGCGGCTCCCGCCGGCGATTCAAGCTGCCGCAGGAACGGGTCAAAGGTCCAGGGCCGGAAGCCTTCCGCTGCCGCCGCCTCGCCGAGTCTGTGCTTGCAAGCCTCCTTTCGCTCCGTCGTCCAGAAGGCCTGCCATGCCAGCCGGTTCGCCGCGGCCCGTTCCGGTCCCGGGAAGGCCATGGAGGCCACGAAGGCCGCCGACAGGGTTCCTCTGGCGAGTTCCTCGTCCAGCAGGGCCGTCAGGCGGTCTCCCTTTTCCCGCATCTCCCGATAGGTCTTCCCTTCGGACAGCAGGTAAACCCGGTTCAGGATGTCGCCCCAGGCCTGTTTCACCTCATCCTCCGCAGCCAGGGTTTCCGGGCGGACGGTGTTGAGGGACTTCAGGTCCACCTGGAAATCCAGCCGGGCAAAGGGCAGGAGAGCCAGGCACAGGGCCAGTGCCGCCCAGGGCTTCCAGGCTGGATCGGCGGAGGCCAGCTTCTCGGAGAAGCGCCGGAGCCAGGGAGTTCCCTCCCGGCCGGCCGGGGGCACGACGGGGAACAGGAACGGATAGACCAGGTGGACGAAAGCGAAGGTGAAAACGACGCCCAAGGCGGCGAAGGCGCCGAGTTGGGCCAGGGCCGGGAACCCGCTCAGGAACAGAAAGGCGAAGCTCACCGCCGTGGTCATCATGGCCAGGAGGCCCAGGGACCAGACCTCCCGCGTCGTGTCGAGCCCCCGGGTCTCGCGGGTCCGGTCGAGAAACAGGAGATAGGTGATCCCGTAATCGACGGTAAAGGATATGATGGCGCCGCCGAAGCCGATGGCGAGGACGGAGATCGAGGACCGGAAAAGGGACAGGACGAAGTAGGCCAGGGCCGTTCCCATCAGGGCGGGAAACAGGGCGAGCAGTCCCAGGAGAGGGCGGGGGAATCCGATCAGCAGGAGGATGGCCACTGCCACGGTGGAAAAGACCATAGCCCGGCGGGTGTCCGTTTTGGCGGCGCTCTCATTGTCCAGGGCGGCCCGGTAGGCCCCGACGGGGGTCAGAATGAGCCGGGGCGGTCCGGGCCAGGTCCGGTTCAGTTCCGCCTGGATGTCCGCGAAGAGACGATCCGCCCGCTTGGCGAAGTCGGTGGCCGTGGCCGAGGTCCCCGGTTCGGCGACGATGAGGACCCGGGTGCCGTCGGCGGCGAGAAGAATGTCTCCCGCCGGCCGGGCGCCCTTCGCCGGGGCCAGGTGCGACATCCGGCCGAGAATGAGAAAGCGGAGCCCCAGCGGATCCGAGGCCAGCCAGCGGGTCTGGCCGATCCCTTCCAGTCCCTGAATCAGGGATGCCTGGGAGCGGATCGCCGTCCGGACGGCCGGTTTCTCCAGCAGGGGGGCGACGTTGCGCTGGAGGTCCTGCTCCGTGAACAGGAAGGGCAGGTTTTCCACGACCGCGTCCGCCAGTGTCGGGAAAGCCCCCATCTCCGCATCCAGTCCTACCCTGCGGAAGAGACCGCTGTCCCTCATCTTTTTGATGACGAGGGCCGCTCCTTCCTGAAGGGCCCGGGGATCCACCGGATCGCAACGGAGATCCGCGACGATGCGGTCCTGCATGGGATGGCTTTTCAGGACGGCCCTCGCGTCCGCCAGGACGGGGTCGCCGGCGGGGATGGCGTTGAGGATGTCCGTGTCCACGCCCATGCGGCTCTTTCCGATCATGAACAGGGCCGCCACGATGATGACGACGGCCAGGGCCACGGACCAGCGCAGAA includes:
- a CDS encoding methyltransferase domain-containing protein, which produces MKKSPPVLRWSVALAVVIIVAALFMIGKSRMGVDTDILNAIPAGDPVLADARAVLKSHPMQDRIVADLRCDPVDPRALQEGAALVIKKMRDSGLFRRVGLDAEMGAFPTLADAVVENLPFLFTEQDLQRNVAPLLEKPAVRTAIRSQASLIQGLEGIGQTRWLASDPLGLRFLILGRMSHLAPAKGARPAGDILLAADGTRVLIVAEPGTSATATDFAKRADRLFADIQAELNRTWPGPPRLILTPVGAYRAALDNESAAKTDTRRAMVFSTVAVAILLLIGFPRPLLGLLALFPALMGTALAYFVLSLFRSSISVLAIGFGGAIISFTVDYGITYLLFLDRTRETRGLDTTREVWSLGLLAMMTTAVSFAFLFLSGFPALAQLGAFAALGVVFTFAFVHLVYPFLFPVVPPAGREGTPWLRRFSEKLASADPAWKPWAALALCLALLPFARLDFQVDLKSLNTVRPETLAAEDEVKQAWGDILNRVYLLSEGKTYREMREKGDRLTALLDEELARGTLSAAFVASMAFPGPERAAANRLAWQAFWTTERKEACKHRLGEAAAAEGFRPWTFDPFLRQLESPAGAAVEIPASLYGMVGIAPAAGTGPWRQFVTVLPGPAYRGEDFFNRLHSSGLARLFDPGVFTERLGRVILEGFLQVALIVGLLTLLVAALYLLDLRLTLIALTPTAFALICTLGTLHLIGRPPGIPTIMVSAVIIGMGTDYAMYIVRSQQRYLDEKHPSMALVRLSVLLSFATTFLGFGVLALASHAMLSSAGIALALGIGYSFLGTTAIVPPLLRRLYRPIALPEETVEAGSKNHARRVLARYRRIEGYVRAFVFFKLRLDPMFPRLASFVSGPRRILDIGCGYGIPSSWLLEIHPDARVFGIDPDSDRVRVASRAIGGRGEMTVGKAPNLPSLQGPVDTALLLDVVHMLDDGELRLTLDRIAAVLEPGGVLVLRAIVPAFPAPSPERRFEERRLKRQGGQARFRTVEEVRRSIEETGLRVGLPESMSPDREVWWFIARKPREYES